A part of Capsicum annuum cultivar UCD-10X-F1 chromosome 6, UCD10Xv1.1, whole genome shotgun sequence genomic DNA contains:
- the LOC107875002 gene encoding NAD(P)H-quinone oxidoreductase subunit U, chloroplastic, whose amino-acid sequence MAATSYIYSQKIPTITTQNSVPAITSNIPCFISCPKHSRKLVLIVRNSSSEAAAASIGADETSPVELPPGPPSIISALNVEKAILGIAITDIDHYGRLGLSRKCSYAEVPVAYKKKVEEVMNEGLVEEELNKKLEHLKESYSILSTPDERRLYDWSLVRSETQGTYKWPFEVDKTPESPGTPPPQEPEDEEPTMLVGYFFLGWFVLAVVLSIAFNL is encoded by the exons ATGGCGGCAACTTCCTATATTTACAGCCAAAAAATCCCAACAATTACAACTCAAAATTCCGTACCTGCAATTACCTCCAATATTCCTTGTTTTATAAGTTGCCCAAAACATAGCAGGAAATTGGTTTTAATAGTTAGAAACTCCAGTAGCGAAGCAGCTGCAGCATCTATAGGCGCAGATGAAACATCACCTGTTGAACTTCCACCAGGACCCCCCTCTATTATCTCTGCTCTTAATGTTGAAAAAGCTATTCTTGGCATAG CAATAACAGATATAGATCACTATGGAAGACTAGGACTTTCAAGAAAATGTTCATATGCAGAG GTACCAGTAGCGTACAAGAAGAAGGTTGAAGAAGTTATGAATGAGGGATTGGTAGAAGAAGAGCTTAACAAGAAACTTGAGCACCTAAAA GAATCATATTCAATTTTGTCAACACCAGACGAGAGAAGGCTGTATGATTGGAGTTTGGTAAGGAGTGAGACACAGGGTACTTACAAGTGGCCATTTGAGGTTGATAAAACTCCAGAGTCTCCAGGAACTCCTCCTCCTCAG GAACCAGAGGATGAGGAACCAACGATGTTGGTGGGATATTTCTTCTTAGGTTGGTTTGTACTAGCCGTCGTGTTATCAATTGCTTTTAACCTCTAG